GCGTCATGGATGGTTTTCGTGGTAACGGAGGCTCATCTCATCCTGAGTCTATCTATCATCACCACACATCCGGTTAACAGCCCATTCGAGCTCTCTCACACACTGTTCTCATCGCGAAAGGTATAGAGTTAACTATGAAAACTGCTAATGAAACACGTTCCTGTGACTGAGGACAATTTTTCTAGTTGTTCGTCTGGGGTTTTTACGTATTTAGGCTCATTTACTGGTTTAGAAAGCTCACAATTCTTCATCCTGCAGACTATTGACCAAGTGCTCGAAATTTCAACCATTCTTTAAAGAAAAACACTTACTTTTCTCAAATTTTGACATTAAGTAACATTGTTAATATTGATGGGATTTAGTGAAGATTATTGCTGTAATGAGATTGTCTGGGAGTGTGCGGGCGCCGGGATTTGAACCCGGGACTCCAGGCTCGGGAGGCCTGTGTCCTAACCAGACTAGACGACGCCCGCTTTAGTCTCATAATTATTTAATTATTAAATGGGTTAAAAACTTTGCTTAATTAATGTATCAAAAGTACAAAAATACTTAAATACAAGTATTTTTATTACATATTTGGTATGAGCGCGATTGATGATTTTGAGAAGCGAATTAAAGAATTAAAAGATGAGATGGAGAAGGAGCTATCGAGTATTATGGAGAGGTTGAGAAATGAAAACAAAAATATTTCGGTAAAACTTGATGAACTGAAGGTGAAGGGGGATAGGGTGACTTATGAGGAGTTAAGAAATCTTTTGCTGGATGTGAGGGAAAATTTGTCTAACCTCAGATTAGAATTGCAGAAGCTTGAGCATAAATTCAGATCAAAAATGCGTGATCTTAGGATAGATGTAGAACGTTCTAATTTAGGTTATAGTGAGAAAATAAAATTAGATGATATGATTAATGAGTTAAATTATTTATTAAGAGATATGTCGGAAAACATTAGAGAATCTCTAGAGGATCTGAGGGATTTAGTATCGGAATCGAGAGCTAGAATTAAGCGTGCCATTAGAAGAGGTCAAGGTATTATAAGCGTAGGAATAAGATCACTACCAGATGTAGGTAAAATAATCAATGATGCTATGGAGATTGCTAAGAGAAGTATTGAAGAGGCAACAACAGTGATCTCCTCGGTAAGAATCCCGGAAAGTGATGCAAGAATAATCGATGAATTAGTTAATGCAGGGCTTTTTAGAAGTAGAAACGAAGCATTAGCATTTTTCGTGCATAAAGGAATAGAATCAAGTAAGGAATTACTAGATAAAGTTAATGAACGAGTAACGCGTATAAAGGAACTTCAAGACGAGATAAGAAAAGAGTTAGATCAACTCTTCAAGCACTAAACTACGTTTCCTTCAAAAAATGATCTTATTTTTTCTACGATTTCCTTTGGTATAGGTACAGCACGATTCTCATTAATGCTAACAGAAACAATCACAACATATCCTTCAGCAGCTTTTTTACCAGTTGTTAAATTATTAACCATGAAACCATATCTTATTGCCTTCTCTTTAATCTCCTCAACACGTATTGAAACTTCTATTAGGTCATTAAACCTACATGATGATAAATATTTACAGTGTGCTTCTACTCTTGGAATCCAAACACCATATTTAGAGAGAGATAGAAAATCAAACCCAAGTTTATTATAGAGTGCTTCTTCTGCTCTTTCAAAATATCTAAAATAATTTGTAAAATGCACAACCTGTGCAGCATCGGTTTCAACCCATGAGACTCGAAACTGGACTCGGAAATCGTTCATGATGATCAATAATAATCATAATATTGAGCAATATAAATTTTAGTGTATTGTTCTATGATTCTATTTTTACTTTCTTTAAAAATGAAAGCTGGATTACATTTTAAGAAATTTTAAGGGGGACTCTATCTCGTAATAGTAATTGTGAGCATTTTTTGCAATACATCGGTTTCTTACGGTCCGTATCAGCAATCGTTCTGCTAAAATACATTATACATTCTGGGTTTCCACAATGTTGTAAACCAAGTACATGACCAATCTCGTGAATAACCTCTTTAATTATGCGCTCATTATATAAATCACGGTCTTCTGTTTTAAGACGCTCTAAATAAACTGAGCACACGCGATTTTTTGGATAGGCCTCGCCAAATATAAAATTCAGACCATTAGCATAAGCATCAAAATCGCCAATCCCAACAATAACGTCAGCATTGTACCATGCCATGTTCTGCTTGATCCATTCAAGGATTAAATCACTATTATACTGTTTACGCACACTATTATAAAATCTCAAGCCCAACTCTAATGAGCTGTCCACAACGCACTCACAATCAAATACTCTTTCTCGCAAATATTTACAAACATAATTTAATATTTCTTTATCGACATCATTTAATGCAATTACAACTATTTTCACACTAAACCACCTTTATTTAATAGATCTACAATCACACGGTACGCCTCCCTCAGATTATTCACATTATAATCAGCCTTAACATTACTATTTAAAATAATCGAAGTAATACCTAATGATCTAGCTCCCATTGAATCAACATCCTCATCACCCACCATTACACATTCATTAGGACTTACATGGAATTTCCTTAAAACTTTCTTATAAATTATTTTGTGAGGTTTTGTATATCCTACTTTATCAGAAAAAACCATGAAATCAAAATACTTATCCAGATGATACTTTTTCAAAACCAACTTCAAAATTCTAGAATCAGACGTGTTCGAAACCAAAACCAATAATAAGTTCATTCCTTTTAATCCAGAGAGAAAATATTCAACATCACTAACCGGCTTCAAATATTTCACAATTAATCTCTCATAAACCCTTACTAACGCCCTTTCTATCTCATAACTATCACTTATGCCGAGAACTCTAATCAAGGATCTGAGCTCAACCAACAAAGGTACTTCCACGTTTAAAGAATATCTCACACTATTTACTACAGTACGGACAATCTGATAACGTTCTTTCAAAAACTCAACAGAAAAGTTATAACCAAAACCATGCAAAACATTTCTAAAAAGAATACTGCGTTCATTAAGATACTCATTAACGGATACTTCAAGCCTAAATAA
This is a stretch of genomic DNA from Thermoprotei archaeon. It encodes these proteins:
- a CDS encoding HAD family hydrolase encodes the protein MVVRLVFVDFWGTLFRLEVSVNEYLNERSILFRNVLHGFGYNFSVEFLKERYQIVRTVVNSVRYSLNVEVPLLVELRSLIRVLGISDSYEIERALVRVYERLIVKYLKPVSDVEYFLSGLKGMNLLLVLVSNTSDSRILKLVLKKYHLDKYFDFMVFSDKVGYTKPHKIIYKKVLRKFHVSPNECVMVGDEDVDSMGARSLGITSIILNSNVKADYNVNNLREAYRVIVDLLNKGGLV
- a CDS encoding thioesterase family protein, which produces MNDFRVQFRVSWVETDAAQVVHFTNYFRYFERAEEALYNKLGFDFLSLSKYGVWIPRVEAHCKYLSSCRFNDLIEVSIRVEEIKEKAIRYGFMVNNLTTGKKAAEGYVVIVSVSINENRAVPIPKEIVEKIRSFFEGNVV
- a CDS encoding archaemetzincin family Zn-dependent metalloprotease, with the translated sequence MKIVVIALNDVDKEILNYVCKYLRERVFDCECVVDSSLELGLRFYNSVRKQYNSDLILEWIKQNMAWYNADVIVGIGDFDAYANGLNFIFGEAYPKNRVCSVYLERLKTEDRDLYNERIIKEVIHEIGHVLGLQHCGNPECIMYFSRTIADTDRKKPMYCKKCSQLLLRDRVPLKIS